gtatgagtcggtttttaatattgttcgcttttgaaaatacatatccgtatttgagtctgTTTTTATgttcattcgcttttggaaatacagaaggaTTCGTATacaaaatttctttaaaaaactcgcatgctaacttaagacaatcaaactcctaattgcagctcatgattttataaaaaatatatatatccatgcgaattcccacagtaaatttcaccttaactaaaccgtataataataataagattaaaatggccttcacccgttgcaatgcacggacatttttttctagtttatcaAATGCTAAATCCTTGGGCGATTACCTTAGGGAAGGTAATTGACATACgacatgtggagacatgagcaccacattgccatgatatatATTAAGGAGATAatttgtgaaagaaaaataaactaaactaATATTTTCGACTAAGTCAGCTGGATGGCTTGGGTGGTTTCCGGCTAAGGCTAGTGCCGTTCCTATTAAGAACCAAACCATAAAGCTACGCATGAAACGATCCcagtacaaccgtacttctcgcaTGGGGCATACACATAGCGGAGTAAATAGTTGAGCGGAGGCGGTACCCAAGATGCGGTGGATTCACTTAGGTGTATGAATAGGCGGCGAGCCTACAGGTGGATAACCATCGGTGGGTAACCGAAATAAAGTTGACTTTATTATAATTTAACGAATGTGTGAGTTTCCCTCCCGGGAACTCATTGCAAGAAATTGtatacgcctagagtgcatgagggctCAAGTTCATGAAACATGTACGATCAAAGTGAGGTTATTGAAAGGCTTTACCGATGTGTCTCATTCGTTGGAGTAGAATGACTTCCCAAACGTTGTGTAGTCTCTGGACTAATATCTTGTTAAAAAAAGGGTACGAATTTACCATGTctgcatcattttttttttaaaaaaaaatcgaaatctCTCATCTGTGTGGTCTCGGGTGCATGTGGCAGCCTTTCTTCACATTTTTGTGTAGCCCAGTGCTTAGGTGCTAAACTTTTCTTCTTTTAGCAGTAGCTACCCAACTTATCCAGAGTGCATCatgatttttcctgggattttTGCATTCCTATAATTTGAACTGAAAATTTCGGGAGTACAGTACCGCTACCTGTTTCAAGACTGCACTGTTCAATTTGTATAGgcaaaatctttttaaaaaagaaattttggGGAAAAgaatcatggaaaaaaaagattcatCCTACGTATTGTAACATACTccatagtagtagtagtaataagcACCTAGATACTAAGGTTTATTTTGTTCACAATATCGgtttattttgttctttttatgCTTCACCTAAGGTTGCTGACTAGTTCTTATTGTTGATACTTTTGTACAGTTCATCAATTGGCAGCCATTGGGGTATTCTGGAGGTTTTGAAGAAGGAACCTTGTCCCACACATTATGGTTTATGTTACAACACCTTGGTCATACCCACTAACTGGAGTACCATTTCTTTTCGGCTGAACGAAGCTCTTCACTTAGAATTTACAAGTCAGAATTATATATCCAAGGGAGATTGTCCCATGAAACAACTCTTTGTTTTCATGGTTATGGATGGGATGCACCCTCAGCTATGCTTGAAGTTGCATATCAAGCTATCGTGTATTTTCGGCACCATAGATCGGGAATATCTAGGCATTTTCATTTCTTCCTAGCACGAACAAATAATACCACCTTTAGTTACTATCCAGGTTTAGAGGGACAATCAGGGGACCTTAACACACCACACCTTCATCTTGCAGGGTACGGTTAGTCCAATCATTAGATAGGTACCTCGCTTTGGCATTAAGTGAACTTGATAGACTTCAAACTAGAGTTGCTACACTTGATAGGTGAGTAGAACCATTGGGTCATCGAGGGTATTTTGATAATGCCTTTATCTATGGGAGCACCATTATGCAACCACTTGCTGAAACACTACCACCTCCTATGGGTATATATCAACACTTTAATCATAGAGCACACATGAGAGTGAGATATCATCGTAACAATTACACTATGGCTGACCTTGCACTTTTTGGTAATCCGAAGTTACTTGGACCGTCATATATTTATGTGAGGAATTGTCAATACTACCGTCTAACCATGGCGATCCCTACTAATGTGGTACCAAATCCTCCAGCTGGATTTTCGGAAGACACTTATATCTTGTAATAGGGATCCTCGAACAAATGCAACCCTCCTATAATGCtatataatattatttaaatcTAAACCTTCTGGTAGTCAATTTCTGTAACACCATGTCTTATACGTGGTTCTATGTGATTACCATCCATCCTTATGTATGCAAACCTATCATAAATCAATATGAAGTTATGTGATCTCTTGTGATTTCCTTTTCACCAACAAAAACTATGTCTATCAAATTACAAAGTAACAGTTcaagttcatgaaaaaatttaagaaaCATAATTTGAATCAAGTTTCTCCTAGTAGATTAAACTTTCACGAAAATATAAGCACTAataactactacctccatattttaatgtatgacaccgttgaacgttggaccattcgtcttatttaaaaattttatgcaattatcatttattttattatgacttgatttttcatcaaatgttctttaagcatgacataaatattttcatattttcacaaaaaatttaaataaaacgaatgatcaaacattggttaaaaagttaacagcgtcatacgttaaaatacggagggagtaattgacaCACCAGCAAAGTCTCTAGCAAACGAGTCGTACTAGTTTAACGGAAAAACGAACCTTAAACGTTAAATTCTTAAACGACTGCGTTCGATCGTTGCCGTTAAAGCCTTAAACGTTAGTTTTTCTGGCATGTGGAATGAGACACAtggttaacgcatgattaatctaatattaattattacaaactttaaaaaataaatttatttgattttttaaagaacttacatctgattagtttttttataaaaaaaacattgtttagCCGTTCAAAAAGTGAGTTGACGAAAACAAGTAAGTTCAAAAAGTGAGGATAGAACGGGCCTAGTGCAAATTTGTCTCTCGTCCCAACCAGTAATCAACACGTTACAACCACGttattttggaaaagaaaaaaaagattccaCTAAATCATCTGCACAGTAGAAAAGCACATCAACTGAGGTCCGTCTGAGGAAAGAAAGATACAACTTCTGTTACAGAATTGGCGACAAATACGAAGATATAGTAAcaaatcgatcgatggatcacTAGTACGACAGGGTGTCGGCGATGCCGTTCGAGAGGCAGTAGGCGATGGACTGAATGGTGATCATCGGGTTCACGCCCACCGCCGTCGGGAGCAGGCTGCCGTCGCAGACGTAGAGCCCCTCGGCCTCCCAGCTCTCGCCGGCAccgtcgacggcgccgtcgcgTGGGCTCGCGCCCATCCGGCAGCTGCCCATCTGGTGGGCCGAGCAGAAGATGGCCCACTTGTCGGAGCCCGGGTACATGGGGCCCTTCTCGATGGTCACCTCGTCGAGGAACGCCTCCACGTCCGCGTCGCGCACGCCCTTGCACCGGAGGCGGAGCCCGTCGCTGCGGTGGGTGcccacctcggcggcgccggcggccaccaggatgcgcagcgcgcggcggaggccggcgcggaGCTCCTCGGCGTCGTCGCGGCTCGGGGAGAAGCGGACGCggccctcgccgtcgacggcgccggcgccgcggtcgCGCACCAGCGCGAACGCGTGCGCCGTGCGCGCGTACCGGCGCATCCGCTCCTTCATGTCGCGGCCGGACTCCCACGGCACCACGGCGGAGAACGCGCCCGGGCCGAGCGCCGGCGTCTCGATGATGGTGCGGTCGGTGACGCGGTGCATGCTGGTGATGATGCCGCCCTCGTAGCACTTGCCCGGGAGCTCCGCCGTGCTGTCCGGGAAGTAGCCCCACGCCATGGACACCGGGTGGAGGTGAAGGTTCCGGCCGATGTGGCGATTCTTGAGCCCGCTGttgcgcagcagcggcggcgtcatGAGCGCGCCGCACGCCGAGATGGACACCTTCGCCTCGATGCGGAGCTTCTTGGTGATGCCGCTGCTCGTGCACGTCGCCATCAGGCCGACGCACCTCTTGCTCCGGCCGCCCCTCCCGCCGGCGTTCCTCTCGAGGATGAAGTGCTCGGCCTTGCACCCGGTCAGGATGACCGCGCCGcgctcgacggcgtcgacgagccACGTCGTGTCGGTGCCCTTCTTGTCCCCCGTGGGGCACCCGAGGTTGCAGCTGCCGCAGAAGTGCCCCTCCGACGAGTTGCGCGGCACGGCGTCGGCGCGCATCCCGAGCGCGTCGCAGCCGCGGCGGAGCACCCTGTTCTggaacccctcctcctcgcacCCGCCGGTCACCCTGATCCGGTCGCACACCGCGTCCATGGCCTGCGCGTACGCCGTGCTCGCGAACACCGGCAGCCCGTGCTCGCGCGACCACTCCTCCCTGATCTCCGCCGGCGTGCGGATGCACGCCGACCAGTtcaccgccgagccgccgccgaccgtgGCGCCGGTGAACAGTATGGTCGTGACGTTGGACGTGCCGAACACGCCGCCCTTCTCGTAGAGCCGCTCCATGGACGGGCCCTCGAGGGAGGTGTAATCCTCCGTGGCGAAGTAGTCCCCCTTCTCGACGACGACCACCTTGTACCCCTTCGacgcgagcacggcggcggccacgccgccgccgcagccggaccCGACGACCACGGCGTCGCACTGCACCGTGTGGTGCGCGGCCGTTCCCGTCTTCACGGCGAGGCCCTTCTCCACGAGCGACCTGAGCAGGGCGTTGTCGTCCATCCGCCTCGTCTCCACCACGCCATCCTCGagcggccgccgcgacggcgacgccggtcTGCGTTgctccaccgcggcggcggcggcggcaggcgcggcgTACCCGATCGCCTTCCAGCTTGGGTTCCTCGATTTCTCGTCCAGCTGCATCCAAACCGGGTTACACTCAAATTAaacgaattataaaaaatgagaaATTTTATGATCATTGAGAAAACCTCTAGATATCTAAATTCTAGATATCTAAATTTTACGTTAAAGTTTTTGTAACCTCAAAATACTACTTGAAAgtattaaattttacaatagaaAATACAATATATTTTCAAGAATGGTACTGAAATCTACAAAATTCATAACCCAAAGTAGAATTTGTCCAGACTCCTTTTTACTTTTTTGAGTGGGAATTTGTCCAAATTCGAATCAATGATTGGAGTGCTGGACCGGACAAGACGGTCGTGGTCCAAAGGCCTAACTAGAACCAAACAGTGGCCGGGCCGGCCTGGAATCTGGGTTGAATTCCTCACAGTGCACACTGTGAGAGTAGAATCTCTCTGCTCACAACCAGTAAGAGGAGGTCCCGGCACAgctagccggcggcggcgcgacgcgggcgTCGCATCGGCCAGCCTGAACAACGACGTGACGGGTAGAGGTCGCCGCGCACAGTGGCCGGGATGTCGCGACCTTGCaaccgccgccattgccgccggccAGCGAACTTTACTAGTCCGTGTACTTACCCCGGCATGTGTTGTAGGGCTAGCTGCTTTC
The sequence above is drawn from the Oryza glaberrima chromosome 10, OglaRS2, whole genome shotgun sequence genome and encodes:
- the LOC127785674 gene encoding long-chain-alcohol oxidase FAO1-like, coding for MAAAAAEAARGHPLLRGGERRERYTHGLGAAQMEALRAICGAFIPSLPEAAAALAEADDEGRGGGDKDLERFYLASAADAAVPDEVAELMVNRCAWEAVALVTVVLWLLATRAGTLALCGAAACVASSAAGGWLPSVRRFADLPPERREAALRRWSSARWLFPLKITFTVIKIICHFVFYTKLDEKSRNPSWKAIGYAAPAAAAAAVEQRRPASPSRRPLEDGVVETRRMDDNALLRSLVEKGLAVKTGTAAHHTVQCDAVVVGSGCGGGVAAAVLASKGYKVVVVEKGDYFATEDYTSLEGPSMERLYEKGGVFGTSNVTTILFTGATVGGGSAVNWSACIRTPAEIREEWSREHGLPVFASTAYAQAMDAVCDRIRVTGGCEEEGFQNRVLRRGCDALGMRADAVPRNSSEGHFCGSCNLGCPTGDKKGTDTTWLVDAVERGAVILTGCKAEHFILERNAGGRGGRSKRCVGLMATCTSSGITKKLRIEAKVSISACGALMTPPLLRNSGLKNRHIGRNLHLHPVSMAWGYFPDSTAELPGKCYEGGIITSMHRVTDRTIIETPALGPGAFSAVVPWESGRDMKERMRRYARTAHAFALVRDRGAGAVDGEGRVRFSPSRDDAEELRAGLRRALRILVAAGAAEVGTHRSDGLRLRCKGVRDADVEAFLDEVTIEKGPMYPGSDKWAIFCSAHQMGSCRMGASPRDGAVDGAGESWEAEGLYVCDGSLLPTAVGVNPMITIQSIAYCLSNGIADTLSY